One Blastocatellia bacterium genomic window, GCGAGGTTGCGCGTCTGGATCAACAGCTCGCCCGGCCCCATGAATTCGGCGACGATGCCTTCGCCGCTAGTCATGCTGCGGAACCAGCCGGCGGCAGCTTTGCGCAAGGTGTACTGCGTGGTGCCTTCCCAGGCCACCAGATGGCCGGTGTCAACGACGTAGCGCTCGCCCGGCCCTAACGTCTTGCGATGGATCGCGCCGAACGACGAGACCAGCAACAGCCCGGCGCCGCGCACCTGAAGGACGAACAGCCCTTCGCCGCCGAAGAACGATTTGGCGCCGCCCCACTTGGTATCAACCACGAGGCTGCCATCGCCGGCCAGGTAAGAGCTCGCCTGCACGAAGAACATCTGATTGTTCATCTCGATGGCGGCGATGTCGCCGGGCGCGCCCGGCGCGAAGGTCACTTCGCCGGGGCCGCCGCGCGCCGTGAAGGTCGAAACGAAGGCCGACTCGCCGCCCACCGCGCGCTTGAGCGCGCCCATCAAACCGCCTTTCATCTGCGACTGCAACTCGACGTTGCCCGACATCGAAACCATCGCGCCGGCTTCGGCCTGTATCGACTGCTCGGGTTGCAGCTGCACGACGGCCAGCGAGAAGGCCGGCTGGTGCAGAATCTCGTACTGGTAGCCGCGCCCGGACCCGCGCCCGTCGGCGTCTATGTGTATGCCCTGGCCGGGAGGGTAGCCGGGCGGTGCGCCGCCATAGTTCGGCTGGCCCTGATTATAATTCGGCTGGCCCTGGCCATAGCCCGGCGGCGGGCCTTGCTGATAACCGGGCGGCGGCGGCGGCGGGTAACCGGGTGGCCCCTGTTGATACCCCGGCGGCGGCCCTTGCGGGTAGCCCGGCGGCGGCGGCGGATAATTCGCCTGCGCGTCGGGCGCACTGATCGGGCTGCCGCAAGAGGTGCAGAACTTCGTGTCCGGCGAAACCTCCGTGCCGCATCGTTGACATCTCATAATGACTCTCCTTGTAGATTAATCGTCACTCGTCCGCCTATGGCTCCATCTCTCACATGAGGCTGACCGGGTCAACTTCGATGGCGATGGAGCGCGGGTTCGCGCCGCGCGCCAGCATCTTCGTCATCGCCGCGTCCAACGCCTCGCGGGCGCGAACGCGGCTGCGCGCTTTGATCAACACCTGAAAGCGGTGCTCGCCCTTGATGCGCGAGATGGGCGCGGGCGCGGGCCCCAGCACGCGCATCATCGAATCGCCGGCCGCCTCGCGCAACGCTTTAGCCAGGTCGGTCGCCGTGTTGTTAGCCCGGTCGAACTCTTTGTCATGCACGCAGATGTTGATCAGCGCGTTGAACGGCGGGTAATGCATCGAGCGGCGGAACTCGATCTCGCGCCGGTAGAACTCGTCGTAATCCTGCGCCTTCGCGCAGACCAGCGAGTAGTGTTCGGGGTGGTAGGTCTGAATCACCACGCGGCCCGGCCGGTCGCCGCGCCCGGCGCGCC contains:
- a CDS encoding TIGR00266 family protein, coding for MRCQRCGTEVSPDTKFCTSCGSPISAPDAQANYPPPPPGYPQGPPPGYQQGPPGYPPPPPPGYQQGPPPGYGQGQPNYNQGQPNYGGAPPGYPPGQGIHIDADGRGSGRGYQYEILHQPAFSLAVVQLQPEQSIQAEAGAMVSMSGNVELQSQMKGGLMGALKRAVGGESAFVSTFTARGGPGEVTFAPGAPGDIAAIEMNNQMFFVQASSYLAGDGSLVVDTKWGGAKSFFGGEGLFVLQVRGAGLLLVSSFGAIHRKTLGPGERYVVDTGHLVAWEGTTQYTLRKAAAGWFRSMTSGEGIVAEFMGPGELLIQTRNLAAFAGLMKPFFPSQSSGGGSGFTFGSS